From a region of the Pieris rapae chromosome 22, ilPieRapa1.1, whole genome shotgun sequence genome:
- the LOC110995990 gene encoding heat shock protein 68 has protein sequence MLKSHIHDIVLVGGSTRIPKIKDLLKEFFNKDLTSSINPEEAIACGAAIQAAILSGHTNEINNLLLVDVVPLSLGVETARGMMFKVIERNTPIPCRKVKEITTLEDYQNCMTIEVFEGERTLTKDNILLGVFELNDIPPAPRGVAKIDVIFDIDANGILKVSARDKRTGNCETITIENSHRLSNNDVSRMIANAEKFREEDIENRKRLEVRNQLETYIYGVKQTVVDSLESLSSNECAFLIGECKDAIAWVEENMDCLREEYERKMSELLRRWSATISKLNQRWRHRAKRQRSENIENEATTITEVD, from the coding sequence ATGTTAAAAAGCCACATTCATGACATTGTATTAGTTGGAGGCAGTACTCGAATACCAAAGATAAAAGATCTCTTAAAggagttttttaataaagaccTAACTAGTTCTATCAACCCAGAAGAGGCCATCGCCTGCGGTGCAGCGATTCAAGCAGCAATCCTGTCTGGACATACAAATGAAATCAATAATTTGCTTCTAGTCGATGTTGTGCCATTATCTTTAGGTGTTGAAACAGCAAGGGGCATGATGTTCAAAGTAATAGAACGTAACACGCCAATACCATGCCGTAAAGTCAAGGAAATCACCACTTTGGAAGATTACCAGAATTGTATGACAATAGAAGTGTTCGAGGGCGAAAGAACACTGacaaaagacaatattttattaggtgTATTTGAGCTGAATGACATTCCGCCAGCACCGAGGGGAGTTGCCAAAATCGATGTAATTTTCGATATAGATGCAAATGgcattttaaaagtttcagCACGTGATAAGCGCACAGGCAATTGTGAGACTATCACTATAGAAAATTCGCATCGTTTAAGTAATAATGACGTAAGCAGAATGATCGCTAATGCTGAGAAGTTTCGAGAAGAAGATATCGAGAATAGAAAAAGATTGGAGGTCAGGAATCAGTTGGAGACTTATATTTATGGGGTTAAGCAGACTGTGGTCGATAGCTTGGAGAGTCTGAGTAGCAACGAGTGTGCATTTTTGATTGGGGAATGCAAAGACGCTATCGCCTGGGTAGAAGAGAACATGGACTGTCTTCGAGAGGAGTATGAGAGAAAGATGTCGGAATTGCTACGTCGTTGGTCTGCTACTATAAGTAAATTGAATCAGAGATGGAGGCATCGTGCTAAAAGACAGAGAAGTGAAAACATAGAGAACGAAGCGACAACAATTACGGAGGTTGATTAG
- the LOC123690180 gene encoding uncharacterized protein LOC123690180 encodes MIDNIIFESQNTVTSNVIQNSTQIREMTDNSNNIFEESQNVLTLESPCVSAQIYSSQNELIYLKNKCDSLFDTNLQNIESNGDIKVKNTNLNKITPGDKLKTNVNTENDLKESKTNNTYENEAINTNTENSRFNDFELNESDDLTESQGEVIPFKVMGEFNKIKAYLNKIDVDSHASDSGFKSRSSTASQSTHWLNQSSHCLFRYLSQTPLFDSTVEINYEIAKVLGELIDRLHENENYPSFLDEMLEFIANLISTIYERKCDVNVFFKTDESIGRLLLLNKSKNIIKYTIEKIIKILESFHENLETDTIELTNIDKTENLAYIFHLLETLLKKHIKITQFSQNTRFSQSNKFSQSQDDKSLKRSTITEIWRKKWNLTKAEVFQKEEKNILVDCSDILNKIIVKAMNNYSLIAFAALQCFNLLQS; translated from the exons ATGatcgataatattatttttgaatcgCAAAATACTGTAACATCAAAtgtaattcaaaattcaacaCAGATAAGAGAGATGACTGATaactcaaataatatttttgaagaaaGCCAAAATGTACTGACATTAGAATCTCCGTGCGTTAGCGCACAAATCTATAGCAGTCAAAATGAGttgatatacttaaaaaacaaatgcgaCTCACTTTTTGATACAAATCTTCAAAATATAGAAAGCAATGGagatattaaagtaaaaaatactaatttaaataaaataacacctGGAGACAAATTGAAAACGAATGTCAATActgaaaatgatttaaaagaatcaaaaacaaataatacttatgaaAACGAAgctattaatacaaatactgAAAATTCACGATTTAATGACTTCGAATTGAACGAAAGTGATGATTTAACGGAATCTCAAGGGGAAGTAATACCATTCAAAGTGATGGgggaatttaataaaattaaagcctatttaaataaaattgatgttGATAGCCATGCATCAGATTCTGGTTTTAAAAGCAGATCATCAACTG CATCTCAATCTACGCACTGGCTTAACCAGTCCTCACATTGCCTATTCAGGTACCTAAGTCAAACACCGCTTTTTGATTCTACCGTCGAAATTAATTACGAAATCGCTAAG GTCCTAGGTGAACTTATAGATAGATTACATGAAAACGAAAATTATCCGAGTTTCCTTGATGAGATGTTGGAATTTATAgcaaatttaatttcgacaaTTTACGAGAGGAAATGTGATGTGAATGTG TTTTTCAAAACAGACGAATCTATCGGACGCCTGCTTCTCCTGAACAAAtcgaaaaacataataaagtatacaatcgaaaaaatcattaaaattctCGAATCGTTCCATGAAAATTTAGAAACAGACACAAttgaattaacaaatatagataaaaccGAAAACCTCGCttacatatttcatttattggaAACATTGttgaaaaaacatattaaaataacacaattcAGTCAAAACACAAGATTTAGtcaaagcaataaatttagtCAGTCACAAGATGATAAATCTCTTAAACGCTCGACTATTACCGAAATATGGCGAAAGAAATGGAATTTAACTAAAGCTGAGGTCTTTCAAAAAGAGGAAAAGAACATTCTAGTGGACTGCagcgatattttaaataaaataatcgtcAAAGCCATGAACAATTATAGTTTGATTGCATTTGCCGCATTGCAATGTTTCAATCTATTGCAatcttga
- the LOC110996007 gene encoding myoneurin isoform X2, with translation MFRSICLKRSLEYPVLFSEKGTINLHRSDIEINILCPEECDQYQEKQYHYDYNNDFNTHFNDNRFNDNQYVELEDEYDYFNKNQYDVEKVTENYDYINEKPDAVLNDEHFHNFNQNFDYFKYNEVIPQINTLQVNKNNENIGFNYNDGRTNDYSNVFSQNTFDIPLDDYENQIKHTIINQSYVEKRNNVNTEKNNDLETNYSQNAHIINNVIEEDREKILDNVNEIDHIIEQDNDFNDNEETNHISTDDETQSNILNTSDDTKVEESGEVEGIQEINIKKKKKKGFKKIVLSLEEQKKELERNRKCKKYTEAEFKCYNCAIGFLFKDTYQAHMMRHEESNGEFRCLTCTLRFSTHALLRTHNTSHSDIYECLNCGQVLKPRAKRTHPCFKTKCEENVSCHLCGNLFRDANGLQQHLRRIHAKSSNRLHSCTICNENFTNPSVLKTHMIKHINRKFQCEQCPAVYKSPYTLAQHKRKHQVFGEKHCCTLCDVVFDSRKSLLAHFRRTAAHQNNVLECPICGRVCATQVALEAHAQTHTSAQYTCTHCTNSYSTRKSLIRHLRRHTGRDLIAPAVCHLCGNSFKGKNKLNRHLKQVCEKAKLEEQLASLYE, from the exons ATGTTTCGTTCAATTTGTTTGAAGCGTAGTTTGGAGTATCCTGTATTATTTAG TGAAAAGGGTACAATCAATTTACACAGAAGTGatatagaaataaacatattatgtccAGAAGAATGTGACCAATACCaagaaaaacaatatcattatgactataataatgatttcaacacacattttaatgataatagaTTTAATGATAACCAGTATGTTGAGTTAGAGGATGAATAtgactattttaataaaaatcaatatgatGTTGAAAAGGTTACTGAAAACTATGactatattaatgaaaaaccaGATGCGGTGCTAAATGATgaacattttcataattttaatcaaaattttgattattttaaatataatgaagtTATACCACAGATAAATACTttacaagtaaataaaaataatgaaaatattggatttaattataatgacgGTAGAACTAatgattattcaaatgtttttagTCAAAATACCTTTGATATTCCATTAGATGATTATGagaatcaaataaaacatacaattataaatcaatCTTATGTAGAGAAGcgaaataatgtaaatacagaaaaaaataatgatttagaAACCAATTATTCACAAAATGcccatataattaataatgttattgagGAGGATAGAGAGAAAATTTTAGACAATGTAAACGAAATTGATCATATTATTGAACAAGataatgattttaatgataatgaaGAAACTAATCATATATCAactgatgatgaaactcagagCAACATACTAAATACTTCCGATGATACAAAAGTTGAAGAAAGTGGTGAAGTTGAAGGTATacaggaaataaatattaaaaagaaaaagaagaaaggttttaaaaagatagtCTTATCCTTAGAAGAACAGAAAAAGGAATTagaaagaaatagaaaatgtaagAAGTACACAGAAGCTgagtttaaatgttataattgtgcAATTGGCTTCTTGTTTAAGGACACATACCAGGCTCATATGATGAGGCATGAGGAG TCAAATGGCGAATTTCGTTGTCTCACATGCACGCTAAGATTCTCAACTCATGCGCTCCTACGGACACACAATACATCCCACTCGGACATATATGAATGTCTGAATTGCGGTCAAGTGCTAAAGCCGAGAGCAAAACGGACACACCCATGCTTCAAAACGAAATGCGAGGAAAATGTCTCGTGTCATTTGTGTGGGAATCTTTTTAG aGATGCAAACGGCTTGCAGCAGCATCTGAGGCGGATTCATGCCAAGTCATCGAACCGACTACACTCTTGTACGATATGCAATGAGAATTTCACTAATCCGTCTGTATTGAAGACACATATGAT aaaacATATAAACCGAAAGTTTCAATGTGAGCAATGTCCGGCGGTGTACAAAAGCCCGTACACACTTGCGCAACACAAGAGGAAACACCAGGTGTTCGGTGAGAAGCACTGCTGTACACTTTGCGATGTGGTTTTTGATAGTCGGAAGAGTTTGTTAGCGCATTTCCGGCGGACAGCCGCTCATCAGAATAAcgt cCTAGAATGTCCAATATGTGGCAGAGTTTGCGCAACACAAGTAGCGCTGGAGGCGCACGCGCAGACACACACGTCCGCCCAATACACGTGCACGCATTGCACTAACTCATACAGTACTAGAAAGTCGTTGATACGACATTTGCGGAGACATACGGGTCGGGATTTGATAGCGCCCGCAGTCTGCCATTTGTGTGGAAATAGTTTTAAg GGCAAGAACAAATTAAACAGACATTTGAAACAAGTGTGCGAGAAGGCAAAATTGGAGGAACAACTCGCttctttatatgaataa
- the LOC110996007 gene encoding myoneurin isoform X1, which translates to MSSFLCFLCHSTVNDETNEETREKYKEVVGIHLCPDSHLCYICCHVLHKLFMFRSICLKRSLEYPVLFSEKGTINLHRSDIEINILCPEECDQYQEKQYHYDYNNDFNTHFNDNRFNDNQYVELEDEYDYFNKNQYDVEKVTENYDYINEKPDAVLNDEHFHNFNQNFDYFKYNEVIPQINTLQVNKNNENIGFNYNDGRTNDYSNVFSQNTFDIPLDDYENQIKHTIINQSYVEKRNNVNTEKNNDLETNYSQNAHIINNVIEEDREKILDNVNEIDHIIEQDNDFNDNEETNHISTDDETQSNILNTSDDTKVEESGEVEGIQEINIKKKKKKGFKKIVLSLEEQKKELERNRKCKKYTEAEFKCYNCAIGFLFKDTYQAHMMRHEESNGEFRCLTCTLRFSTHALLRTHNTSHSDIYECLNCGQVLKPRAKRTHPCFKTKCEENVSCHLCGNLFRDANGLQQHLRRIHAKSSNRLHSCTICNENFTNPSVLKTHMIKHINRKFQCEQCPAVYKSPYTLAQHKRKHQVFGEKHCCTLCDVVFDSRKSLLAHFRRTAAHQNNVLECPICGRVCATQVALEAHAQTHTSAQYTCTHCTNSYSTRKSLIRHLRRHTGRDLIAPAVCHLCGNSFKGKNKLNRHLKQVCEKAKLEEQLASLYE; encoded by the exons atgtcatcatttttgtgttttttatgcCACAGTACAGTGAATGATGAGACCAATGAAGAAACACGCGAGAAATATAAGGAAGTCGTCGGTATTCAT TTGTGCCCTGACTCTCACCTGTGCTATATATGTTGCCATGTCTTACATAAACTCTTCATGTTTCGTTCAATTTGTTTGAAGCGTAGTTTGGAGTATCCTGTATTATTTAG TGAAAAGGGTACAATCAATTTACACAGAAGTGatatagaaataaacatattatgtccAGAAGAATGTGACCAATACCaagaaaaacaatatcattatgactataataatgatttcaacacacattttaatgataatagaTTTAATGATAACCAGTATGTTGAGTTAGAGGATGAATAtgactattttaataaaaatcaatatgatGTTGAAAAGGTTACTGAAAACTATGactatattaatgaaaaaccaGATGCGGTGCTAAATGATgaacattttcataattttaatcaaaattttgattattttaaatataatgaagtTATACCACAGATAAATACTttacaagtaaataaaaataatgaaaatattggatttaattataatgacgGTAGAACTAatgattattcaaatgtttttagTCAAAATACCTTTGATATTCCATTAGATGATTATGagaatcaaataaaacatacaattataaatcaatCTTATGTAGAGAAGcgaaataatgtaaatacagaaaaaaataatgatttagaAACCAATTATTCACAAAATGcccatataattaataatgttattgagGAGGATAGAGAGAAAATTTTAGACAATGTAAACGAAATTGATCATATTATTGAACAAGataatgattttaatgataatgaaGAAACTAATCATATATCAactgatgatgaaactcagagCAACATACTAAATACTTCCGATGATACAAAAGTTGAAGAAAGTGGTGAAGTTGAAGGTATacaggaaataaatattaaaaagaaaaagaagaaaggttttaaaaagatagtCTTATCCTTAGAAGAACAGAAAAAGGAATTagaaagaaatagaaaatgtaagAAGTACACAGAAGCTgagtttaaatgttataattgtgcAATTGGCTTCTTGTTTAAGGACACATACCAGGCTCATATGATGAGGCATGAGGAG TCAAATGGCGAATTTCGTTGTCTCACATGCACGCTAAGATTCTCAACTCATGCGCTCCTACGGACACACAATACATCCCACTCGGACATATATGAATGTCTGAATTGCGGTCAAGTGCTAAAGCCGAGAGCAAAACGGACACACCCATGCTTCAAAACGAAATGCGAGGAAAATGTCTCGTGTCATTTGTGTGGGAATCTTTTTAG aGATGCAAACGGCTTGCAGCAGCATCTGAGGCGGATTCATGCCAAGTCATCGAACCGACTACACTCTTGTACGATATGCAATGAGAATTTCACTAATCCGTCTGTATTGAAGACACATATGAT aaaacATATAAACCGAAAGTTTCAATGTGAGCAATGTCCGGCGGTGTACAAAAGCCCGTACACACTTGCGCAACACAAGAGGAAACACCAGGTGTTCGGTGAGAAGCACTGCTGTACACTTTGCGATGTGGTTTTTGATAGTCGGAAGAGTTTGTTAGCGCATTTCCGGCGGACAGCCGCTCATCAGAATAAcgt cCTAGAATGTCCAATATGTGGCAGAGTTTGCGCAACACAAGTAGCGCTGGAGGCGCACGCGCAGACACACACGTCCGCCCAATACACGTGCACGCATTGCACTAACTCATACAGTACTAGAAAGTCGTTGATACGACATTTGCGGAGACATACGGGTCGGGATTTGATAGCGCCCGCAGTCTGCCATTTGTGTGGAAATAGTTTTAAg GGCAAGAACAAATTAAACAGACATTTGAAACAAGTGTGCGAGAAGGCAAAATTGGAGGAACAACTCGCttctttatatgaataa
- the LOC110996007 gene encoding myoneurin isoform X3 has product MRRDANGLQQHLRRIHAKSSNRLHSCTICNENFTNPSVLKTHMIKHINRKFQCEQCPAVYKSPYTLAQHKRKHQVFGEKHCCTLCDVVFDSRKSLLAHFRRTAAHQNNVLECPICGRVCATQVALEAHAQTHTSAQYTCTHCTNSYSTRKSLIRHLRRHTGRDLIAPAVCHLCGNSFKGKNKLNRHLKQVCEKAKLEEQLASLYE; this is encoded by the exons ATGAGGAG aGATGCAAACGGCTTGCAGCAGCATCTGAGGCGGATTCATGCCAAGTCATCGAACCGACTACACTCTTGTACGATATGCAATGAGAATTTCACTAATCCGTCTGTATTGAAGACACATATGAT aaaacATATAAACCGAAAGTTTCAATGTGAGCAATGTCCGGCGGTGTACAAAAGCCCGTACACACTTGCGCAACACAAGAGGAAACACCAGGTGTTCGGTGAGAAGCACTGCTGTACACTTTGCGATGTGGTTTTTGATAGTCGGAAGAGTTTGTTAGCGCATTTCCGGCGGACAGCCGCTCATCAGAATAAcgt cCTAGAATGTCCAATATGTGGCAGAGTTTGCGCAACACAAGTAGCGCTGGAGGCGCACGCGCAGACACACACGTCCGCCCAATACACGTGCACGCATTGCACTAACTCATACAGTACTAGAAAGTCGTTGATACGACATTTGCGGAGACATACGGGTCGGGATTTGATAGCGCCCGCAGTCTGCCATTTGTGTGGAAATAGTTTTAAg GGCAAGAACAAATTAAACAGACATTTGAAACAAGTGTGCGAGAAGGCAAAATTGGAGGAACAACTCGCttctttatatgaataa